In a single window of the Methanolobus psychrophilus R15 genome:
- a CDS encoding V-type ATP synthase subunit F, whose product MELAVVGRSEFVTGFRLAGVRKIFEVNDGELEPIVHKILEDREVGILVMHGDDLNKLPETLRNTINDSVEPTVVTLGGSGQSSNLREKIKQSVGVDLWK is encoded by the coding sequence ATGGAATTAGCAGTAGTTGGACGCAGCGAGTTCGTTACAGGATTCAGACTCGCAGGTGTCAGAAAAATATTTGAAGTTAATGATGGCGAACTTGAACCTATCGTGCATAAGATACTTGAGGATCGGGAAGTCGGTATTCTTGTAATGCACGGCGATGATCTCAATAAACTACCGGAGACGCTGAGGAACACTATCAATGACTCTGTTGAGCCAACTGTTGTGACTCTTGGAGGTAGTGGTCAAAGTTCGAACCTAAGGGAAAAAATAAAACAATCGGTAGGTGTTGATCTGTGGAAATGA
- a CDS encoding V-type ATP synthase subunit B: MTKEYKTITEISGPLVFLEKTEPVGYGELVLINLPDGTTKRGQVLDTSADLVAVQVFEGTGGLNEESGVVFTGETIKLPVSKDMLGRILSGSGEPLDGGPRIIPEDRVDVNGASMNPYSRMPPEDFIQTGISTIDGTNTLVRGQKLPIFSGSGLPHNEIALQIARQAKVPGSTEEFAVVFAAMGITSEEAQYFMEDFEKTGALERAVVFLNLADDPAVERLITPRMALTAAEYLAYEHDMHVLVILTDITNYCEALRQMGAAREEVPGRRGYPGYMYTDLASLYERAGVIKGRKGSVTQFSILTMPGDDITHPIPDLSGYITEGQIVVSRELHRKGIYPPINVLPSLSRLMNSGIGAGKTRDDHKAVSDQMYAAYAEGRDLRGLVAIVGKEALSERDQRILEFADLFEDRFVRQGRDEDRTIEDTLNVSWSILAELPEALLTRVDNKYIEKYHPAHKSK; encoded by the coding sequence ATGACCAAGGAATATAAGACAATCACAGAGATCTCAGGACCACTGGTGTTCCTTGAGAAGACTGAGCCGGTTGGTTACGGTGAACTTGTTCTCATCAACCTTCCGGACGGGACCACCAAAAGAGGACAAGTCCTTGATACTTCCGCTGACCTGGTAGCAGTCCAGGTCTTTGAAGGTACGGGCGGACTCAATGAAGAGTCCGGTGTGGTCTTCACAGGCGAGACGATCAAGCTCCCAGTATCCAAGGACATGCTTGGCCGTATCCTCTCCGGTTCCGGTGAGCCACTGGACGGCGGACCGCGCATCATTCCCGAAGACAGGGTGGATGTTAACGGTGCATCAATGAATCCATATTCAAGGATGCCTCCGGAGGATTTCATCCAGACCGGTATATCAACCATTGACGGTACAAACACCCTTGTACGTGGCCAGAAGCTCCCTATCTTCTCAGGATCAGGTCTTCCCCACAATGAGATCGCACTGCAGATAGCACGTCAGGCAAAGGTTCCCGGTTCCACCGAGGAATTCGCAGTAGTGTTCGCTGCAATGGGTATTACAAGTGAGGAAGCACAGTACTTCATGGAGGACTTCGAGAAGACCGGTGCCCTTGAGAGAGCGGTGGTTTTCCTTAATCTTGCAGACGACCCTGCAGTCGAGCGCCTGATCACACCAAGGATGGCCCTTACAGCAGCCGAATACCTTGCATACGAGCATGACATGCACGTACTGGTTATCCTTACGGATATCACCAACTACTGTGAGGCACTCCGTCAGATGGGTGCAGCCCGTGAAGAGGTTCCGGGAAGGCGTGGTTACCCAGGTTATATGTACACTGACCTTGCATCACTCTACGAGCGTGCAGGTGTTATCAAGGGAAGAAAGGGTTCAGTCACACAGTTCTCAATCCTTACCATGCCCGGTGACGATATCACCCACCCGATCCCTGACCTTTCAGGCTACATCACCGAAGGACAGATCGTGGTTTCAAGGGAACTGCACAGAAAAGGTATCTATCCCCCTATAAACGTACTGCCTTCACTCTCCCGTCTGATGAACTCGGGCATTGGTGCAGGCAAGACCAGGGATGACCACAAGGCAGTCTCTGACCAGATGTATGCAGCCTACGCAGAAGGCCGTGACCTCAGGGGTCTCGTTGCAATCGTAGGTAAGGAAGCACTCTCCGAGAGGGACCAGAGGATCCTTGAGTTCGCAGACCTTTTCGAGGACAGGTTCGTCCGCCAGGGAAGGGACGAGGACAGGACAATCGAGGATACCCTGAACGTCTCCTGGAGCATCCTTGCAGAACTTCCGGAAGCCCTGCTTACAAGAGTGGACAACAAGTACATCGAGAAGTACCACCCTGCTCATAAGAGCAAGTAA
- a CDS encoding V-type ATP synthase subunit A: protein MAGPVVTIRGIRPKMYDVVHVGHEGLMGEVIRIQGDKATVQVYEDTSGIRPGEPVVNTGMSLSVELGPGLLESIYDGIQRPLMVLQEKMGDFIQRGVTANGLDRERVWEFKPLVRNGDSVKGGDVLGLVQETENIEHKIMVPPAVSGTISEIKSGSFKVDETICVLSSGTEISMMQKWPVRKPRPVGKKLMPNRPLITGQRILDGLFPVAKGGTAAIPGPFGSGKTVTQQQLAKWSDTDIVVYIGCGERGNEMADVLNEFPELQDPKTGRPLMERTVLIANTSNMPVAAREASVYTGITIAEYYRDMGYDVSLMADSTSRWAEAMREISSRLEEMPGEEGYPAYLSARLSEFYERAGYVRTLEGQEGSITVIGAVSPPGGDFSEPVTQNTLRIVKVFWALDAKLAQRRHFPSINWLTSYSLYTQGLADWFSENVAPDWVTLRDHAMDLLQQEAELQEIVQLVGSDALPEDQQIVLEISRMIREYFLQQNAFHPVDTYCPFDKQYKLLKAISKYGEMATAALESGIPMKDILSVESKDELAKVKFEEDFQSALDAVMTKMDKEFAQLGGK from the coding sequence GTGGCAGGCCCTGTCGTTACTATTAGAGGTATCAGGCCAAAAATGTACGACGTGGTCCATGTTGGTCACGAAGGATTAATGGGTGAAGTTATCAGGATACAGGGAGACAAAGCCACTGTTCAGGTATACGAGGACACATCCGGCATCAGGCCGGGAGAGCCCGTAGTGAACACTGGGATGTCACTCTCCGTGGAACTTGGCCCGGGTTTATTGGAAAGCATTTATGATGGTATCCAGAGACCTTTGATGGTCCTGCAGGAAAAGATGGGTGACTTCATTCAGAGAGGAGTCACAGCTAACGGACTTGACCGTGAGAGAGTATGGGAATTCAAACCCCTTGTCAGGAACGGCGACTCCGTAAAGGGCGGCGATGTGCTAGGTCTTGTGCAGGAAACTGAGAATATCGAACATAAGATCATGGTTCCGCCTGCAGTGTCAGGAACTATTTCTGAGATCAAGTCCGGTAGTTTCAAAGTTGACGAGACTATATGTGTACTCTCAAGCGGCACAGAAATATCAATGATGCAGAAGTGGCCTGTAAGAAAGCCACGTCCGGTGGGCAAGAAGCTCATGCCAAACAGGCCCCTTATCACCGGCCAGAGGATCCTTGATGGTCTGTTCCCGGTTGCAAAAGGCGGTACAGCGGCTATCCCCGGTCCATTCGGCTCCGGAAAGACCGTTACCCAGCAGCAGCTTGCAAAGTGGAGTGACACTGACATTGTGGTCTACATAGGATGCGGCGAACGTGGGAATGAGATGGCCGATGTGCTTAACGAGTTCCCCGAACTCCAGGACCCCAAGACAGGACGCCCGCTCATGGAGCGCACAGTGCTTATCGCTAACACTTCAAACATGCCTGTGGCAGCCCGTGAGGCTTCCGTTTACACAGGTATCACCATTGCGGAATACTACCGTGACATGGGATACGATGTATCACTGATGGCTGACTCAACCTCAAGATGGGCAGAAGCAATGAGGGAAATCTCCTCAAGACTTGAAGAGATGCCTGGTGAGGAAGGGTATCCTGCATACCTTTCAGCAAGACTCTCCGAGTTCTATGAGAGGGCAGGATATGTACGTACTCTTGAAGGTCAGGAAGGCTCTATCACTGTTATCGGTGCAGTATCACCTCCTGGTGGCGACTTCTCCGAGCCGGTCACACAGAACACCCTGCGTATTGTGAAGGTATTCTGGGCACTGGATGCAAAACTCGCACAGAGGAGACACTTCCCGTCAATTAACTGGCTGACTAGCTACAGTCTGTACACACAGGGACTTGCCGACTGGTTCAGTGAGAACGTGGCACCTGACTGGGTAACTCTCAGGGACCATGCAATGGATCTCCTCCAGCAGGAAGCAGAACTCCAGGAGATCGTTCAGCTGGTTGGTTCCGATGCCCTGCCAGAGGACCAGCAGATCGTGCTCGAGATATCCCGTATGATAAGGGAATATTTCCTGCAGCAGAATGCTTTCCACCCGGTGGACACATACTGCCCGTTCGACAAGCAGTACAAATTACTGAAGGCAATCTCCAAGTACGGTGAGATGGCAACAGCAGCACTGGAATCAGGAATTCCGATGAAGGATATCCTGTCCGTGGAGTCAAAGGATGAGCTTGCAAAGGTCAAGTTCGAAGAGGACTTCCAGAGTGCACTGGACGCTGTCATGACCAAGATGGATAAGGAATTCGCACAGCTTGGGGGTAAGTAA
- a CDS encoding V-type ATP synthase subunit D, with protein sequence MGVKDVKPTRSELIELKKKIKLSQGGHKLLKMKRDGLILEFFEILGKAKDVRTELDAAYEVASRRISIANAVDGTITVKSTSFALQGKPEIELESRNIMGVVVPKIESSSVHKTLDERGYGIVGTSSYTDEAADSYEILVEKIILAAEIETTIKKLLEDIEKTKRRVNALEFKVIPELQEAMNFIRLRLEEMERENTFRLKRIKG encoded by the coding sequence ATGGGCGTAAAAGATGTAAAACCAACACGGTCCGAGCTCATTGAGCTCAAGAAGAAGATCAAGCTCTCCCAGGGCGGCCACAAGCTGCTTAAGATGAAGAGGGACGGACTTATCCTTGAGTTCTTCGAGATACTCGGCAAGGCCAAGGATGTCAGGACCGAGCTGGATGCCGCCTATGAAGTCGCTTCCCGGAGGATATCCATTGCAAATGCTGTTGACGGTACTATTACCGTCAAATCCACTTCTTTTGCCCTCCAGGGCAAACCGGAGATAGAGCTGGAAAGCCGCAATATCATGGGTGTCGTTGTTCCCAAGATCGAGTCATCAAGTGTCCACAAAACACTTGATGAGCGTGGTTACGGTATTGTCGGTACCAGTTCCTATACGGATGAAGCAGCAGATTCCTATGAGATTCTTGTCGAGAAGATCATCCTTGCAGCAGAGATCGAGACCACCATAAAGAAACTTCTCGAGGATATCGAGAAGACTAAAAGGCGTGTCAATGCTCTCGAGTTCAAGGTGATCCCCGAACTTCAGGAAGCAATGAACTTCATCAGGCTCCGTCTCGAAGAGATGGAAAGGGAAAACACTTTCAGGCTGAAGAGGATCAAAGGTTAA